The following coding sequences lie in one Listeria ivanovii subsp. londoniensis genomic window:
- the parC gene encoding DNA topoisomerase IV subunit A: MSNPEQHIQDLALEEVMGDRFGRYSKYIIQERALPDVRDGLKPVQRRILFAMNVEGNTSEKGFRKSAKTVGNVIGNYHPHGDSSVYEAMVRMSQDWKVRNMLIEMHGNNGSVDGDPPAAMRYTEARLSPISAELLRDIEKETVDFIPNFDDTSSEPTVLPARFPNLLVNGSTGISAGYATDIPPHNLTEIIEAVIKRLDKPLSTTEEIMKIVKGPDFPTGGIIQGIDGIRKAYETGKGRVVVRSKTEIEDIRGGRKQITIHEIPYEVNKANLVKRMDELRIEKKIEGISEVRDETDRTGLRIAVELKKDANAEGVLNYLFKNTDLQVSYNFNMVAIHNKRPELMGIIPMLDAYIEHQKEIITKRSEYDIRKARARQHILEGLIKALSILDEVIKLIRGSKDKRDAKLNLQTTYDFSEKQAEAIVSLQLYRLTNTDIHELQSEAKSLAEQISVLEKILGDEAELVAVLKAELSEIKKKYKTPRRTEVQAEIAEIKIDTEVLVANEDVIVSVTKEGYVKRTSQRSYAASNGKELAMKEADHAIFIKKMNSLESLLLFTSKGNFIYRPVHELPDIRWKNLGDHVSHLASDLSAGEEIRSVIDIPAFTEEHRFLFVTKNGMTKQSLITNYKPQRYSKSMMAIKLKDDDELLNVHLIDGTEDIFLATKNGYGLRYPITEIPESGARTAGVKAINLKQDDKVVGGIVLSSNDPKHIVLATQRGSLKQMKASEFEPISRAKRGLLMLRELKNNPHRFIGITLADNKDHLFIETNTDQIVEIDVANLRVTDRYSNGSFVLDETMEGEPVSIWLDIPEIKDTTDSKEE; encoded by the coding sequence TTGAGTAATCCAGAACAACATATCCAAGACTTAGCTCTAGAAGAAGTTATGGGCGATCGTTTTGGTAGATATAGTAAATATATTATTCAAGAACGGGCACTTCCAGATGTTCGTGATGGACTTAAACCTGTACAACGCCGGATTTTATTTGCCATGAATGTAGAAGGGAATACATCCGAAAAAGGTTTCCGTAAATCAGCTAAAACGGTCGGAAATGTCATCGGGAATTACCATCCACATGGAGACTCCTCTGTATATGAAGCGATGGTTCGGATGAGTCAAGACTGGAAAGTACGAAATATGCTGATTGAAATGCACGGAAACAACGGTAGTGTAGATGGTGATCCACCTGCAGCAATGCGTTATACCGAAGCGCGACTATCACCAATTTCAGCAGAACTTTTACGTGATATCGAAAAAGAAACAGTTGATTTTATTCCAAACTTTGATGATACTTCTAGTGAACCAACTGTATTACCAGCACGCTTTCCTAATCTTTTAGTGAATGGATCTACAGGTATTTCTGCTGGTTATGCGACGGACATACCTCCTCACAACCTAACTGAAATTATCGAAGCAGTTATTAAACGGCTTGATAAACCGCTTTCGACTACTGAAGAAATTATGAAAATTGTTAAAGGACCAGATTTCCCAACAGGCGGAATTATTCAAGGGATTGATGGTATCCGTAAAGCCTATGAAACTGGTAAAGGCCGCGTAGTTGTCAGATCCAAAACCGAAATTGAAGATATCCGTGGTGGTAGAAAACAAATTACTATTCATGAAATTCCATATGAAGTAAATAAGGCTAATTTAGTGAAACGCATGGATGAACTTCGCATTGAGAAGAAAATTGAAGGTATTTCAGAAGTACGCGATGAAACAGACCGTACTGGACTTCGAATTGCTGTCGAGCTGAAAAAAGACGCCAATGCAGAAGGTGTGCTGAATTACCTGTTTAAAAATACCGACTTACAAGTAAGCTATAATTTCAATATGGTTGCCATTCACAACAAACGTCCAGAACTAATGGGAATTATTCCAATGTTAGATGCATATATCGAACACCAAAAAGAAATTATTACGAAGCGTTCAGAGTATGATATTAGAAAAGCACGCGCTCGTCAGCATATTTTAGAAGGATTAATTAAAGCTTTATCGATTTTGGATGAAGTTATTAAACTAATTCGTGGTTCGAAAGATAAACGAGATGCAAAGCTGAACTTGCAAACAACTTACGATTTCAGTGAAAAGCAAGCTGAAGCAATCGTTTCTTTACAACTTTATCGTTTAACCAATACCGATATTCATGAACTTCAAAGTGAAGCAAAATCACTTGCTGAACAAATTAGCGTATTAGAAAAAATCTTAGGTGATGAAGCGGAACTTGTGGCTGTTTTAAAAGCAGAATTAAGCGAAATTAAGAAAAAATACAAGACGCCGCGCCGGACGGAAGTACAAGCAGAAATAGCAGAAATCAAAATCGATACAGAAGTGCTAGTTGCCAACGAGGATGTTATTGTATCTGTTACGAAAGAAGGTTATGTGAAGCGTACAAGTCAACGTTCTTATGCTGCATCAAATGGTAAAGAACTGGCAATGAAAGAAGCTGATCATGCAATCTTTATTAAAAAAATGAATTCACTTGAATCCCTTTTATTATTTACAAGTAAAGGGAACTTCATATACCGGCCAGTTCATGAGTTACCAGATATTCGCTGGAAAAACTTAGGAGATCATGTTAGCCATCTAGCAAGTGATTTATCTGCAGGTGAGGAAATTCGTTCAGTCATCGACATTCCAGCCTTTACAGAAGAACACCGATTTTTATTTGTTACGAAAAACGGGATGACCAAGCAGTCTTTAATCACCAATTATAAGCCACAACGCTATTCGAAATCGATGATGGCTATTAAGTTAAAAGATGACGATGAACTTTTAAATGTGCATCTAATTGATGGAACAGAAGATATTTTTCTTGCAACAAAAAATGGGTATGGATTGCGATATCCGATTACCGAAATTCCAGAATCTGGTGCTAGAACGGCTGGTGTAAAGGCAATCAACCTAAAACAAGATGATAAAGTAGTTGGTGGGATAGTTCTTTCGTCAAATGATCCAAAACATATCGTCCTTGCTACACAACGCGGTTCCCTGAAACAAATGAAAGCAAGTGAATTTGAACCAATCTCTAGAGCAAAACGTGGCTTACTAATGTTACGAGAATTGAAGAATAATCCACATCGTTTTATTGGTATCACGCTTGCTGACAATAAAGATCACTTGTTTATTGAAACAAACACAGACCAAATTGTTGAAATTGACGTAGCTAATCTTCGTGTAACAGATCGTTATTCTAATGGATCCTTTGTGTTAGATGAAACGATGGAAGGTGAACCAGTCTCCATTTGGCTCGATATACCAGAAATAAAAGATACAACAGATTCTAAAGAGGAATAA
- a CDS encoding S-ribosylhomocysteine lyase, with protein MAEKMNVESFNLDHTKVKAPFVRLAGTKVGERGDEIYKYDVRFKQPNKEHMEMPALHSLEHLMAELARNHTDKLVDISPMGCQTGFYVSFINHKDYDEALEILATTLTDVLAATEVPACNEVQCGWAASHSLEGAQSLASEFLAKRAEWKNVFGE; from the coding sequence GTGGCAGAAAAAATGAATGTAGAAAGTTTTAATTTAGATCATACAAAGGTTAAAGCACCTTTTGTTAGGTTAGCAGGAACAAAAGTAGGCGAGCGTGGTGATGAAATTTATAAATATGATGTACGGTTTAAACAACCAAATAAAGAACATATGGAAATGCCAGCACTTCATTCGCTAGAGCATTTAATGGCAGAACTTGCTAGAAATCACACCGATAAATTAGTAGATATTAGCCCCATGGGATGCCAAACTGGTTTTTATGTCTCCTTTATTAACCATAAGGATTATGATGAGGCGCTTGAAATTCTAGCTACTACTTTAACTGATGTCTTAGCAGCTACCGAAGTACCAGCATGCAATGAAGTACAATGTGGTTGGGCAGCAAGTCATAGCTTAGAAGGTGCTCAGTCTTTAGCATCGGAATTTCTAGCAAAAAGAGCCGAATGGAAAAATGTATTTGGCGAATAA
- a CDS encoding LapB repeat-containing protein, with translation MTIKSTIVKIGVCCAMVIVPATQTALPVFAADQTKLTTSQDTVNIPDTAFKTYLNGLLGQPSTANITEAQMNTIKTISLNNLNITDLTGLEYAHNLTVLSINNINANSYSQIEQLTSLQRLTIMGTDVTSNQIPDLSNLVNLQVLDLSHCKLDDSIFTKINNLPKVLSMDLSYNPKITNIMELKSLPELKSLNIQFCGVHDYRGVEDFPKLTTLSAYGQAVGGSELITSTIKSSVLTFDEENKTLYIPFSIMTERPVNFDGYTPDFLKSTSSRDTYFTMNDQVVDGSRLTITSEGLTVNGISKTDFDNLEKMEYNARVDLSYGSYNAPPNMTMGSYTISSPTYDHYFDIDHSLNIVADQEMSCIEYQSITEEQFLADIHAETDDGSVVTSDFTEKVDFSNPGTYTVTLQSENNAGLKAAPVQVEFIVLAKTAITAEPEITYEIDATKDEAQFLDDVAAKTNDGTVVTSDFKEVVNLAKSGEYIVTLHATNDKQSADPVQVTVKIPEMTTVPGVTPSPDATASVTPKTETSTPNQSATPSVAPKFGQEEVASADLASPDLKATTKSKADITKSEKVTSKTIKAQEKAEIKTNTAKKDLPKTGDSLPLQSVTIGLLLVAISLLISRKK, from the coding sequence ATGACAATCAAATCAACTATAGTAAAAATTGGCGTTTGTTGCGCGATGGTGATTGTTCCTGCTACACAAACAGCGCTACCAGTTTTTGCTGCAGACCAAACGAAGCTTACAACAAGTCAAGACACAGTAAATATTCCAGACACAGCGTTTAAAACTTATTTAAATGGTTTATTAGGACAACCTAGTACAGCAAATATTACAGAAGCACAAATGAATACAATAAAAACTATTTCTTTAAATAACCTAAATATAACTGATTTAACAGGTCTTGAATATGCACACAATTTAACCGTTCTTTCTATCAATAATATTAATGCTAATAGTTACAGCCAAATAGAGCAGTTAACAAGTTTACAAAGACTTACAATCATGGGAACGGATGTCACTTCTAATCAAATTCCCGATTTAAGTAATCTAGTTAATTTGCAAGTGCTTGACCTTTCTCACTGTAAATTAGACGATTCTATATTTACTAAAATTAATAATTTGCCAAAAGTATTGTCTATGGACCTTAGCTACAACCCCAAAATTACAAATATAATGGAACTAAAAAGTTTACCCGAGTTAAAAAGTTTAAACATTCAATTCTGCGGGGTTCACGACTATCGTGGAGTAGAAGATTTTCCTAAATTAACCACTCTATCTGCTTATGGTCAAGCGGTTGGCGGTTCGGAATTGATTACATCCACTATCAAAAGTAGTGTATTGACTTTTGATGAAGAAAATAAAACTTTATATATACCATTTAGTATAATGACAGAACGTCCAGTAAATTTTGATGGTTATACACCTGACTTCCTTAAATCAACTTCTAGTAGAGACACCTATTTTACAATGAATGACCAAGTAGTAGATGGAAGTCGTTTAACGATTACAAGTGAAGGGTTAACAGTAAATGGAATCAGCAAAACTGATTTCGATAATTTAGAAAAAATGGAGTATAATGCGAGAGTGGACCTCAGTTATGGAAGCTATAATGCTCCTCCTAACATGACAATGGGTTCATATACTATCTCTTCACCAACATATGATCATTATTTTGATATTGACCATTCATTAAATATTGTAGCTGATCAAGAAATGTCTTGTATTGAATACCAATCTATCACAGAAGAACAGTTTTTAGCTGATATTCATGCGGAAACAGATGATGGATCAGTAGTTACAAGTGATTTTACTGAGAAAGTAGATTTTTCTAACCCAGGGACATATACTGTTACTTTGCAATCAGAAAATAATGCAGGTCTGAAAGCGGCACCTGTTCAAGTAGAATTTATAGTTCTAGCAAAAACAGCCATTACAGCAGAGCCGGAAATCACTTACGAGATAGATGCGACTAAAGATGAAGCACAATTTTTGGATGATGTTGCAGCAAAAACAAATGATGGAACAGTTGTAACAAGTGATTTTAAAGAAGTCGTCAATTTAGCTAAATCAGGTGAATACATCGTCACTTTACATGCAACAAATGATAAACAAAGTGCTGATCCAGTCCAAGTTACCGTGAAAATTCCAGAGATGACAACAGTTCCGGGTGTGACACCTTCACCTGATGCAACTGCAAGTGTGACACCAAAAACGGAGACAAGTACACCAAATCAATCAGCTACTCCAAGTGTTGCACCTAAGTTTGGACAAGAAGAAGTAGCAAGCGCTGACTTAGCTTCACCTGATTTAAAAGCTACAACTAAATCAAAAGCGGATATAACTAAATCAGAAAAAGTAACTTCCAAAACGATAAAAGCACAAGAAAAAGCTGAAATTAAAACAAATACAGCTAAGAAAGACTTACCTAAAACAGGTGATTCGTTACCATTACAATCTGTAACTATTGGTCTTTTACTAGTAGCAATTAGTCTATTAATTTCACGTAAAAAATAA
- a CDS encoding acyltransferase family protein, which yields MKRTTRYNRKYVPSIDGLRALAVIAVIAYHLNFSWAKGGFIGVDIFFVLSGYLITNILLTQWEKTQTLQLKQFWLRRFRRLIPAVYIMIVVVVIYSVLFHPEILKNLRGDAIASFFYVSNWWFIFHDVSYFDSFGLPSPLKNLWSLAIEEQFYLIWPAFLLVFLRWVKNPKLLLKIVIGLGLLSAIWMTVLYDPGTDPSRVYYGTDTRAFDLLAGCALAFVWPFNRLSPVVPKRSKAVLNIVGTLSILLFFVFTAFVSEYQPFLYRGGLLFVAIIGVTMIATISHPASYLSKVFSFKPLRWIGTRSYGIYLWHYPIITLTTPVFEVGQPNIWRAILQVAATFIIAELSFRFIETPIRKNGFINYFKSFKDKNYFVWKNKPVGKWLGITGLVTILALFALGMTNILPVNTNAEKQTTSIKTSSSDSKKSPSKKATDDKKTKKNTETAKPPEKTPTGKSKPIASNGTIPYTQTLAIGDSLMIDIEPYLKEAVPNITIDGLVGRQLRDAITTATGYKKYNASGSAVILELGTNGPFTESQLDTLLNQFDKASIYLVNTKVPRGWEAEVNKSIANAADKSNVTVVDWYSQAINNPQYFGEDGVHLTKSGSEAYVTLLTNAMKK from the coding sequence TTGAAAAGAACTACTCGCTACAATAGAAAATATGTTCCGAGTATTGACGGACTTCGAGCGCTCGCTGTTATTGCAGTCATTGCCTATCATCTAAATTTCAGTTGGGCAAAAGGTGGATTCATTGGAGTCGACATATTTTTCGTATTATCGGGCTACTTAATTACCAATATTTTATTAACACAATGGGAAAAAACACAAACCCTTCAATTAAAACAATTTTGGTTGAGACGTTTTAGGCGCCTTATTCCAGCTGTATATATAATGATTGTCGTTGTTGTCATCTATTCGGTTTTATTCCACCCTGAAATTTTAAAAAATCTACGTGGTGACGCTATCGCCTCTTTCTTCTATGTAAGTAATTGGTGGTTTATCTTCCACGACGTTTCCTATTTCGATTCGTTCGGGCTTCCTTCACCACTTAAAAATTTATGGTCACTCGCAATTGAAGAGCAATTCTATTTAATTTGGCCAGCTTTTTTACTTGTATTTTTACGGTGGGTAAAAAATCCAAAATTACTTTTAAAAATCGTTATCGGTCTTGGACTTCTTTCTGCTATTTGGATGACTGTTCTGTATGATCCAGGAACTGATCCAAGTCGTGTTTATTATGGAACGGATACTCGCGCATTTGATTTACTAGCAGGATGCGCCCTTGCCTTTGTTTGGCCTTTTAATCGGCTAAGCCCTGTTGTTCCAAAAAGAAGTAAAGCAGTTTTAAATATTGTTGGAACTCTCAGCATTTTACTTTTCTTTGTATTTACAGCATTCGTGAGTGAATATCAACCATTCTTATACCGTGGTGGATTACTGTTTGTAGCCATTATCGGCGTAACTATGATTGCCACTATCTCACATCCAGCATCTTACTTAAGTAAAGTTTTTAGTTTTAAACCGCTAAGATGGATTGGAACTCGTTCTTATGGAATCTATTTATGGCATTATCCTATTATTACATTAACGACTCCTGTCTTTGAAGTTGGCCAACCTAATATCTGGCGAGCGATTTTACAAGTTGCTGCCACCTTTATTATTGCCGAGCTTTCCTTCCGATTTATTGAAACGCCTATTCGAAAAAATGGTTTTATCAATTATTTCAAGAGTTTCAAAGACAAAAACTATTTTGTTTGGAAAAATAAGCCTGTTGGAAAATGGCTTGGAATTACTGGACTCGTAACTATACTAGCTCTATTCGCTCTTGGAATGACTAATATTTTACCTGTTAATACAAATGCTGAGAAACAAACGACTTCCATAAAAACATCTTCATCCGACAGCAAGAAGTCGCCATCTAAAAAAGCGACGGATGATAAAAAAACTAAAAAGAATACAGAAACAGCAAAACCACCTGAAAAAACACCTACTGGGAAAAGTAAACCAATTGCTTCGAACGGGACTATTCCTTATACCCAAACTCTCGCAATTGGCGATTCTTTAATGATTGACATCGAGCCATATCTAAAAGAAGCGGTGCCAAATATTACGATTGACGGTCTTGTTGGTCGGCAATTAAGAGATGCAATAACCACAGCTACTGGTTATAAAAAGTATAATGCTTCTGGAAGTGCGGTTATCCTTGAGCTTGGAACCAATGGACCATTCACTGAATCACAATTAGACACTCTTTTAAATCAATTCGATAAAGCTTCAATCTACCTCGTTAATACAAAAGTACCTCGTGGTTGGGAAGCAGAAGTAAACAAGAGTATTGCAAATGCAGCTGATAAATCGAATGTAACTGTAGTTGATTGGTATTCGCAAGCTATAAATAACCCACAATATTTTGGCGAAGATGGCGTCCATTTAACCAAAAGTGGTTCTGAAGCATATGTAACCTTGCTAACTAATGCTATGAAAAAATAA
- a CDS encoding glycerophosphodiester phosphodiesterase — translation MTEVFAHRGSSGTHPENSLPAMKEAINSGADGIELDIHVLKTGELIVMHDEKVDRTTNGSGYLKDFTLSDVKKLTIGRRLFRKIRVPTLEEVFTLIGNSGVILNIELKTDIFEYQGIEQKVVDLAKKYPHAKVMYSSFNSETLVRLRELDSTSRLALITHENLDAVLDLHKKIHLDAVHPPIKAKNNPVLKEIPVRYWTVNKEEDMAYFCAIKVKGMMTDFPEKAVAIRKTINNQ, via the coding sequence ATGACAGAGGTTTTTGCTCATCGCGGTAGTAGTGGAACACACCCTGAAAATTCTTTGCCGGCAATGAAAGAAGCGATAAATTCGGGGGCAGATGGAATTGAATTAGACATTCATGTACTCAAAACTGGAGAATTAATTGTGATGCATGATGAAAAAGTAGATCGGACAACAAATGGATCAGGATATTTAAAAGATTTTACGCTTTCTGATGTAAAAAAATTAACCATTGGCAGGCGTCTATTTCGCAAAATACGCGTGCCAACTTTAGAAGAGGTTTTTACTTTAATTGGAAATTCGGGCGTTATACTTAATATTGAATTAAAAACAGACATATTTGAATATCAGGGAATCGAACAAAAAGTAGTCGATTTAGCAAAGAAATATCCTCATGCTAAAGTCATGTACTCCTCCTTTAATTCAGAGACATTAGTTCGATTACGAGAGTTAGATAGTACATCCAGATTAGCACTTATTACACATGAAAACTTGGATGCTGTTTTAGATTTACATAAAAAAATCCATCTAGATGCCGTGCACCCGCCAATCAAAGCGAAAAATAATCCGGTTTTAAAAGAAATTCCTGTCCGATATTGGACAGTAAATAAAGAGGAGGATATGGCATATTTTTGTGCTATTAAAGTCAAAGGGATGATGACGGATTTCCCAGAGAAAGCAGTTGCGATAAGAAAAACTATCAATAATCAGTGA
- a CDS encoding glycerol-3-phosphate dehydrogenase/oxidase produces the protein MVQLFSAFDRETIERNLQEEKFDLVIVGGGITGAGIALDATARGMSVALVEMGDFASGTSSRSTKLVHGGLRYLQQFEIKEVADLGKERAIVYENGPHVTTPEWMMLPFHKGGNMGKTTASFGIRLYDYLAGVKKNERRKILSAKETLAKNPFVKKEGLKGSGYYVEYRTDDARLTIEVMKKAVELGANAINYTKAEHFLYDDNKQVVGITVTDLLSGKAYDIKGHRVINAAGPWVDKVRKLDYATNNKHLRLTKGIHLVIDKQKFPMEQAVYFDTPDGRMVFAIPRDKKVYVGTTDTVYEETVINPKALESDHNYVIKAINYMFPDVHITEKDIESSWAGVRPLIYEEGKDPSEISRKDEVWFSESGLITMAGGKLTGYRKMAEKLLDDVSKNLAKETGKKYKPVQTKHLPISGGDIGGSEQLEAFLSKKAKEGNNRFGWTLEEGREIAKRFGSNIDQLFTYAQEHKDTNETTLPNSLYAELRYSIQHEAVTTPVDFLLRRTGYLLFDMPYLLEWKDAVVDEMAKQFHWDEETKQTYIEELNTQINDAREPADWHDR, from the coding sequence ATGGTACAATTATTTTCAGCATTTGACAGAGAAACAATTGAAAGAAATCTACAAGAGGAGAAATTTGATTTAGTCATTGTTGGCGGAGGAATTACTGGCGCTGGAATAGCACTTGACGCAACGGCAAGAGGTATGAGTGTGGCACTTGTCGAAATGGGTGACTTCGCTAGTGGGACTTCAAGCCGTTCTACAAAATTAGTACATGGTGGCTTACGTTATTTACAACAATTTGAAATTAAAGAAGTGGCTGACTTAGGGAAAGAACGAGCAATCGTTTACGAAAATGGGCCGCATGTAACTACCCCTGAGTGGATGATGCTTCCCTTCCATAAAGGCGGAAATATGGGTAAAACAACGGCATCTTTTGGGATTCGCCTATATGATTATCTAGCAGGTGTTAAGAAAAATGAGCGTCGTAAAATTTTAAGCGCTAAAGAAACATTAGCTAAAAATCCATTCGTTAAAAAAGAAGGTTTAAAAGGTTCAGGGTATTATGTAGAGTACCGTACGGATGATGCTCGTTTAACGATTGAAGTTATGAAAAAAGCAGTAGAATTAGGAGCTAATGCCATTAATTATACAAAAGCAGAACATTTTTTATATGATGACAATAAACAAGTAGTTGGTATTACTGTAACGGACCTTTTATCTGGTAAAGCTTATGATATTAAAGGACACCGCGTTATTAATGCTGCAGGTCCTTGGGTTGATAAAGTAAGAAAACTAGACTACGCAACCAATAATAAACACTTGCGCCTAACAAAAGGAATTCATTTAGTTATCGATAAACAAAAATTTCCGATGGAACAAGCAGTTTACTTTGATACACCAGATGGCCGGATGGTCTTTGCAATTCCTCGTGATAAAAAAGTATATGTTGGGACAACAGACACCGTTTATGAAGAGACGGTAATCAATCCAAAAGCACTAGAATCCGATCATAATTATGTCATTAAAGCCATTAATTATATGTTCCCAGATGTTCACATAACCGAAAAAGATATTGAGTCTAGTTGGGCTGGTGTTCGTCCATTAATTTATGAAGAAGGAAAAGATCCATCAGAAATTTCTCGTAAAGATGAAGTTTGGTTTTCTGAAAGTGGCTTAATTACGATGGCTGGTGGGAAATTAACTGGATACCGGAAAATGGCTGAAAAACTATTAGATGATGTCTCTAAAAATTTAGCAAAAGAAACAGGAAAGAAATACAAACCCGTGCAAACGAAACATTTACCAATTTCCGGTGGAGACATAGGTGGTTCCGAACAATTAGAAGCATTCCTTTCGAAAAAAGCGAAAGAAGGAAATAATCGTTTTGGTTGGACATTGGAAGAAGGAAGAGAAATTGCTAAACGTTTTGGTAGCAATATTGATCAACTATTTACCTATGCGCAAGAACATAAAGATACAAATGAAACTACCTTGCCTAATAGTTTATATGCAGAGTTACGCTATTCGATTCAACATGAAGCCGTAACGACCCCGGTAGATTTTTTACTTCGCCGGACAGGTTATTTGCTTTTCGACATGCCATACTTGCTTGAATGGAAAGATGCGGTAGTTGATGAAATGGCGAAACAATTCCACTGGGACGAAGAAACAAAACAAACTTATATAGAGGAATTAAATACGCAAATAAATGATGCCAGAGAACCTGCTGATTGGCATGATAGATAA
- the miaA gene encoding tRNA (adenosine(37)-N6)-dimethylallyltransferase MiaA — MNSIPVIVIVGPTAVGKTSLSIELAKKFDGEIISGDSMQVYLGLDIGTAKITSKEMAGIKHYLIDVTEVEKPFTASKFQSKTRGLLESIHNRGKLPIIVGGTGLYIQSIFYDYDFGQTAGDKAYRVELEQLDNDALWQMLNQLDPKSATLIHKNNKRRVIRALEVMRATGKPFSEYQVHHEPNDRYKPLFLGLDLARDSLYERINERVNNMFQQGLVEEAKTLYDRDLTDVPAIQGIGYKELFTYFEGNSSLEEAKELIQKNSRHYAKRQLTWFRNRMDINWIQADTNKTAIEAIGKVNAFLKSK, encoded by the coding sequence TTGAATAGCATTCCTGTCATCGTTATCGTTGGTCCAACTGCTGTCGGAAAAACAAGTCTAAGTATCGAGCTAGCAAAGAAGTTTGATGGCGAAATTATTAGTGGGGATTCCATGCAGGTTTACCTTGGATTAGATATTGGTACTGCAAAAATCACATCAAAAGAAATGGCTGGCATTAAACACTATTTAATAGATGTGACAGAAGTAGAAAAACCATTTACTGCTTCGAAATTCCAATCAAAAACAAGAGGTCTCCTGGAGTCGATACATAACCGTGGGAAATTGCCTATTATTGTTGGTGGAACCGGTCTTTATATTCAATCCATTTTTTATGATTATGATTTTGGACAAACCGCTGGAGATAAGGCATATCGAGTGGAATTAGAACAACTAGACAACGATGCTTTATGGCAAATGTTAAATCAACTTGATCCGAAAAGTGCCACGCTTATTCATAAAAATAATAAACGTCGTGTTATTAGAGCGCTAGAAGTGATGCGCGCAACTGGAAAACCTTTTTCAGAGTATCAAGTTCATCACGAACCAAATGATCGGTATAAGCCTCTCTTCTTAGGATTAGATTTAGCAAGAGATTCACTATATGAACGAATAAATGAGCGTGTAAATAACATGTTCCAACAAGGTTTAGTAGAAGAAGCGAAGACCTTATACGATCGAGATTTAACCGATGTTCCAGCGATTCAAGGCATTGGTTATAAAGAATTATTTACTTATTTTGAGGGTAATAGCTCATTAGAAGAAGCAAAAGAGTTAATTCAGAAAAATTCGCGTCACTATGCGAAGAGACAGTTAACATGGTTTAGAAATCGAATGGATATCAACTGGATCCAAGCAGATACTAATAAAACAGCGATAGAAGCGATAGGAAAAGTGAATGCTTTTTTGAAGTCTAAATAA
- the hfq gene encoding RNA chaperone Hfq, producing the protein MKQGGQGLQDYYLNQLRKEKILATVFLTNGFQLRGRVVSFDNFTVLLDVEGKQQLVFKHAISTFSPQKNVALNPDAE; encoded by the coding sequence ATGAAACAAGGTGGACAAGGATTACAGGATTATTACTTAAATCAATTACGTAAGGAAAAGATTCTTGCAACAGTATTTTTAACAAATGGTTTTCAATTAAGAGGGCGTGTTGTAAGTTTTGACAATTTTACGGTATTACTTGATGTTGAAGGGAAACAACAACTTGTATTTAAACACGCAATTTCAACTTTCTCCCCGCAGAAGAATGTAGCTTTAAATCCTGATGCGGAATAA